GCCTTTGTTCAGCATCGTCGTGAAGTTGTCACACGCCGCACCGTGTTTGAATTGCGTAAAGCGCGTGAGCGTGCCCATATCCTTGAAGGTTTGGCCATAGCACTTGCGAATATCGACCCAATTATAGAACTGATCCGCCACTCTCCAACCCCAGCAGAAGCTAAATTACAGCTTGTTGCTCGCGGCTGGAACTTAGGCAACGTTGCAGCCATGCTGCAAAGCGCCGGTCAAGACGCGGCTCGCCCTGAGTGGTTGGAAGCATCGTTTGGTATTCGTGATGATGGTGATTACTACCTCACCGAAGCACAAGCACAAGCCATTCTAGATTTACGCTTACATAAATTAACAGGTCTTGAGCACGAAAAAATTCTTGATGAATACAAAGAGTTACTCGAGCTGATCGCTGAATTGTTACATATTCTGGCAAGCCCTGAACGTTTAATGGAAGTGATTGTTGAAGAGCTTGAAGCTATTCGTGAACAATATGGTGATGAACGCCGTACTGAAATCACAGCAGCAAGCCATGATATCAGCATTGAAGACTTAATTGCCGAAGAAGACGTGGTTGTAACCTTGTCTCACGAGGGCTATGTAAAATATCAGCCTTTAGCTGATTACGAAGCTCAGCGTCGCGGCGGTAAAGGTAAAGCTGCAACCAAGATGAAGAATGAAGACTTCATTGAGCGATTGCTAGTGGCAAGTACGCATGATCAAATCTTGTGCTTCTCAAGCATAGGTAAAGTGTACTGGCTCAAAGTTTTCCAATTGCCACTTGCGAGTCGCCAAGCGCGGGGCAAGCCAATTGTGAATATCTTGCCGCTTAATGATGAAGAACGTATTACAGCGATTCTTCCGGTGAAAGAGTTTACTGATGATCAGTTTGTGTTGTTCGCAACAGCAGCCGGTACGGTGAAGAAAACGCCTTTGAGTGCGTACTCTCGTCCATTAAGTTCAGGTATCCGTGCCATTAACTTGGTTGAAGGTGATCACCTCATTGGTGTATCACTCACAACCGGTGAAGACGACATCATGTTGTTCTCAGATGAGGGTAAAGTTGTTCGTTTTAACGAAAAACTCCGTGATTCTGAAACGGGTGAAATCAAAATTGACCCTGAAACGGGTGAACAAATGCTAGCGCTACGCCCAATGGGCCGAACCGCTACAGGTGTCCGCGGCATTAAGTTGCAACCTGGGCAGCAGGTTGTTTCGTTGATTGTTCCGCACAGTGATGGACCCATCTTAACAGTGACTGAAAACGGCTACGGCAAACGGACCGGCATTGAGGAATACCCAGCGAAGAGTCGTGCGACTCAAGGCGTCGTATCCATCAAGGTGAGTGAGCGGAACGGCAAGGTCGTTGGTGCAGTTCAAGTCGATGAAACAGACCAAATTATGATGA
This genomic window from Echinimonas agarilytica contains:
- the gyrA gene encoding DNA topoisomerase (ATP-hydrolyzing) subunit A codes for the protein MSDLAKEISPVNIEDELKSSYLDYAMSVIVGRALPDVRDGLKPVHRRVLFAMNELSNDWNKPFKKSARVVGDVIGKYHPHGDSAVYDTIVRMAQPFSLRYMLVDGQGNFGSVDGDSAAAMRYTEVRMSRIAHELLSDLDKETVNYVPNYDGTEHIPEVMPTRVPNLLVNGSSGIAVGMATNCPPHNLTEVINGCLELIKNEDITIQELMEFIPGPDFPTSGIISGRKGIVDAYNTGRGKIYVRARAEIEADSNGRETIIVTELPYQVNKARLIEKMAELVKDKKIEGISGLRDESDKDGMRMVIELRRGEVGEVVLNNLYAQTQMQTVFGINMVALDKNQPRLFNLKQVLEAFVQHRREVVTRRTVFELRKARERAHILEGLAIALANIDPIIELIRHSPTPAEAKLQLVARGWNLGNVAAMLQSAGQDAARPEWLEASFGIRDDGDYYLTEAQAQAILDLRLHKLTGLEHEKILDEYKELLELIAELLHILASPERLMEVIVEELEAIREQYGDERRTEITAASHDISIEDLIAEEDVVVTLSHEGYVKYQPLADYEAQRRGGKGKAATKMKNEDFIERLLVASTHDQILCFSSIGKVYWLKVFQLPLASRQARGKPIVNILPLNDEERITAILPVKEFTDDQFVLFATAAGTVKKTPLSAYSRPLSSGIRAINLVEGDHLIGVSLTTGEDDIMLFSDEGKVVRFNEKLRDSETGEIKIDPETGEQMLALRPMGRTATGVRGIKLQPGQQVVSLIVPHSDGPILTVTENGYGKRTGIEEYPAKSRATQGVVSIKVSERNGKVVGAVQVDETDQIMMITNGGTLVRTKVDGVSQVGRNTQGVTLIKTAKDELVVGLQRIEEVEEDENELLEGDDSVVAEGESVSTDESDAAEDTTEE